In Pseudomonadota bacterium, one genomic interval encodes:
- the ybgF gene encoding tol-pal system protein YbgF yields MKELLNNIFDVEHCSLNSKKQKTPFFPCRTLFSSIHFSTFVILVFTSVTLFSCASTEEAAQLKSSVNFMSGDFNQFKNEVNTKLFAIVKEQESLRKQLMSVTTSIENRDDNNRTMLGKIEELDHQLQIYWKDTKAEINALKTGNVKPPIINQPTQIPAKEVDLKYEATYKGAFDKFQNGAYDEAAIKFSDFINAYPGTPLVSNAYYWLGESYMNLKNYDKAIVSFQEVIDKYPKSDKASRALLSQADAFSSIKDAKSSKTVLKKVIELYPKTEEAAIAERKLRNLGLR; encoded by the coding sequence ATGAAAGAATTATTAAATAATATTTTCGATGTTGAACATTGTTCTTTGAATTCAAAAAAACAAAAAACGCCGTTTTTTCCCTGCAGAACTTTATTTTCTTCCATTCATTTTTCAACTTTTGTCATTTTGGTTTTCACTTCTGTTACACTTTTCAGCTGCGCCTCAACAGAAGAGGCAGCGCAACTGAAAAGCAGTGTAAATTTCATGTCAGGTGATTTCAATCAATTTAAGAATGAAGTTAATACAAAGTTATTCGCTATTGTAAAAGAGCAGGAAAGTTTAAGGAAACAGCTTATGAGTGTAACCACATCTATCGAAAATAGAGATGATAATAATCGTACGATGCTTGGAAAGATCGAGGAACTGGATCATCAGCTTCAGATATACTGGAAGGACACCAAAGCCGAGATTAACGCATTAAAAACCGGGAACGTCAAGCCGCCAATTATAAATCAGCCGACACAAATACCTGCAAAAGAGGTTGATCTGAAATATGAAGCAACATACAAAGGAGCTTTTGATAAATTCCAGAATGGTGCTTATGATGAAGCAGCCATTAAATTTTCAGATTTTATCAACGCCTATCCCGGAACACCCTTGGTTTCAAATGCATACTACTGGCTGGGAGAAAGTTATATGAATCTTAAAAACTATGATAAAGCAATTGTAAGCTTCCAGGAAGTAATTGATAAATATCCCAAAAGCGATAAAGCCTCAAGGGCGCTTCTGTCGCAGGCAGACGCATTCAGCAGCATTAAAGACGCAAAGAGTTCTAAAACCGTCCTTAAGAAGGTTATAGAACTCTATCCGAAAACAGAAGAGGCTGCTATAGCTGAAAGAAAATTACGAAACCTCGGCCTCAGGTAA
- the pal gene encoding peptidoglycan-associated lipoprotein Pal — protein MKYLTILVAFLILTSYGCATKTVQMTPTEQKQAQAIQRGEDILKDRVISEEDIAKRDKTRDWSLKELMENAPFKDIYFEFDSCSIRSDYFPKLNEIGQWLKQYKKIKIVVEGHCDERGTIEYNLALGQKRAEAVKNYLVKLGVDDTNIKTISFGKEIPIDSGHEENAWAKNRRASFKIDQKG, from the coding sequence ATGAAATACTTAACAATTTTAGTTGCTTTTTTAATCTTGACAAGCTATGGATGTGCAACCAAAACAGTCCAGATGACACCAACAGAACAAAAACAGGCACAGGCAATCCAAAGGGGTGAGGATATACTTAAAGATCGCGTTATATCTGAAGAGGACATTGCAAAAAGAGATAAAACAAGAGATTGGTCGCTTAAAGAGCTTATGGAAAATGCGCCTTTTAAGGATATCTATTTTGAATTTGACAGCTGCTCAATCAGGTCAGACTACTTTCCAAAATTAAATGAGATTGGGCAATGGTTAAAACAATACAAGAAAATAAAAATAGTCGTTGAAGGGCATTGCGACGAAAGAGGGACTATCGAATACAACCTTGCTCTGGGCCAAAAAAGGGCTGAGGCAGTGAAGAATTATCTGGTAAAGCTGGGGGTGGACGACACAAATATCAAGACAATATCTTTTGGGAAAGAGATCCCCATTGATTCAGGTCATGAAGAAAATGCCTGGGCAAAAAACAGAAGGGCAAGCTTTAAAATTGATCAAAAGGGGTAG
- a CDS encoding MFS transporter, with amino-acid sequence MNKKHYAWVIAFTGTLVTILAHGFGRMSYSVILPSMKDGLYLNYTQIGLIGTGNFIGYLSLAIIGGFLAARFGVRRVVFVSLIIISIALFLTGFSESFLFAFFMRFFAGAGNGSSYVPIMALPAAWFAAKNRGLATGIVSGGIGVGLFLSGVIIPPVITHFGHDGWRYAWFFLGIAVFILAFVCYAFLRNNPKEMGLSMYGGDEEQKGGAKVTLFSAWKDIVREAEIWKLGCVYFMYGFSYIIYLTFFVAYLTKEIGISPSTSGAIFAVLGIFSIFCGVVWGGISDTIGRRYGSMLAYITLSISYIIFAFYKVEAGFYLSAFVFGISAFSIPTIMAAAAGDTVGGRLAPAGLGFITLFFGVGQALGPAIAGWIKDTTGTFTNAFILSAVISLVGAAGSLILRKKV; translated from the coding sequence ATGAACAAAAAACATTATGCATGGGTTATTGCATTTACTGGAACTCTTGTAACAATCCTTGCGCATGGGTTTGGAAGAATGTCATATTCGGTAATATTACCGTCCATGAAGGATGGCCTCTATCTTAATTATACACAGATTGGTCTTATTGGAACGGGAAATTTTATCGGTTATCTTTCCCTTGCAATAATAGGTGGTTTCCTTGCAGCGCGCTTCGGAGTAAGAAGGGTGGTTTTTGTATCCCTTATTATTATAAGCATAGCCCTATTTTTAACAGGTTTTTCCGAATCTTTCCTGTTTGCTTTTTTTATGCGGTTTTTTGCAGGGGCAGGAAATGGGAGCAGTTATGTCCCTATTATGGCATTGCCGGCCGCCTGGTTTGCTGCAAAGAACAGGGGGCTTGCAACGGGTATCGTTTCCGGGGGAATAGGGGTTGGTCTTTTCCTTTCAGGAGTTATTATTCCACCGGTTATTACACATTTTGGTCACGATGGGTGGAGATATGCCTGGTTTTTTTTGGGAATTGCAGTATTTATTCTTGCTTTTGTCTGTTATGCTTTTTTAAGAAACAACCCGAAAGAAATGGGACTTTCCATGTATGGAGGTGATGAAGAACAGAAGGGCGGAGCCAAAGTTACACTTTTTTCCGCATGGAAGGATATTGTTAGAGAAGCAGAAATATGGAAGCTTGGCTGTGTTTATTTTATGTACGGTTTTTCTTACATTATATATCTCACATTTTTTGTCGCATATTTAACAAAAGAGATAGGAATTTCGCCATCAACGTCAGGGGCTATTTTTGCCGTACTGGGTATTTTCAGCATTTTTTGCGGTGTTGTGTGGGGGGGCATATCAGACACCATTGGGAGAAGATATGGTTCAATGCTTGCCTATATAACCCTTTCAATTTCTTATATTATCTTTGCCTTTTACAAGGTTGAAGCTGGTTTTTACCTATCCGCTTTTGTGTTCGGCATATCCGCCTTTTCAATCCCAACCATTATGGCTGCCGCTGCCGGTGATACAGTCGGGGGCAGACTTGCCCCTGCAGGGCTTGGTTTTATAACACTTTTTTTTGGAGTAGGACAGGCATTGGGTCCGGCAATTGCTGGATGGATTAAGGATACAACAGGCACATTTACAAATGCATTTATCCTTTCTGCTGTTATATCGCTTGTTGGTGCTGCAGGTTCGCTCATATTACGGAAAAAGGTATAA
- a CDS encoding YtxH domain-containing protein has translation MAEEGKDFSAGSMLLSFFLGGLVGAGIALLIAPKAGEETRKMIKELADDAKKKAEDYLEQAKIKATSAVEKGKEFIEKEKNIIGSAIEAGKDAYEKEKEK, from the coding sequence ATGGCAGAGGAAGGAAAAGATTTTAGTGCTGGTTCAATGCTCCTTTCATTCTTTCTGGGAGGACTGGTAGGTGCCGGTATTGCACTGCTTATAGCCCCAAAAGCAGGTGAAGAAACCAGAAAAATGATAAAAGAACTGGCAGATGATGCAAAGAAAAAAGCAGAGGACTATCTTGAACAGGCAAAAATCAAGGCAACTTCTGCTGTGGAGAAAGGAAAGGAATTCATAGAAAAAGAGAAAAATATCATCGGATCTGCTATAGAAGCCGGCAAAGACGCCTATGAAAAAGAGAAGGAGAAATAG
- a CDS encoding AI-2E family transporter, with translation MFFVIVLGYLSYRILAPFLSALAWAIVLSIVFYPLYNFSLKFVKWKYIASFITLCIILLLIFGPFSYLSYLLTQEMNSLIEYVKAGKFDVIDKTLQHPGIKKIVYKILSLFNMSEGDLQGVITSNISQLGGQSLGIIKIGIGNVATATLDFVFMFLSVFFFLEDGPVFLEKLSSYMPFSKKEKEKLTKQVRDIVISTIYGGITVAIVQGLIGGITLSLLGVHSPVVWGLAMFITSFIPLLGTFVIWGPIAAYLLFQGLFLKGIILIVIGILGISMADNILRPLIIKGKVQMPTLVIFFSILGGIKMFGFIGFIMGPLVLALFMSIVEVFRYSEEDSI, from the coding sequence ATCTTTTTTGTTATTGTCCTTGGGTATTTAAGCTACAGGATTTTAGCACCGTTTTTATCTGCCCTGGCGTGGGCCATTGTGCTTTCAATAGTATTTTATCCACTTTACAACTTTTCCCTAAAGTTTGTAAAGTGGAAATATATCGCGTCTTTTATCACCCTTTGCATTATACTTCTATTAATTTTTGGTCCTTTTTCTTATCTTTCTTACTTGCTTACACAGGAAATGAACTCCCTGATTGAGTATGTAAAAGCCGGTAAGTTTGATGTCATAGACAAAACACTTCAGCACCCTGGTATAAAGAAAATTGTTTACAAGATATTGTCCTTATTTAATATGTCGGAAGGAGATTTGCAGGGAGTTATTACAAGCAACATTTCCCAATTAGGGGGGCAATCATTAGGCATTATTAAAATTGGAATCGGTAATGTTGCAACAGCTACATTGGATTTTGTTTTTATGTTTCTGTCTGTCTTTTTCTTTCTTGAAGACGGGCCGGTGTTTTTGGAAAAACTCAGCAGCTATATGCCCTTTTCCAAAAAAGAAAAAGAGAAGTTGACAAAACAGGTAAGAGACATAGTTATATCAACTATTTATGGGGGAATTACAGTTGCAATAGTCCAGGGGTTGATTGGTGGAATTACATTATCCCTGCTTGGAGTACATTCTCCTGTTGTATGGGGGTTGGCAATGTTTATTACCTCATTTATTCCGTTACTGGGGACGTTTGTAATATGGGGTCCCATAGCTGCTTATCTTTTATTTCAAGGTTTGTTTTTAAAGGGCATTATTCTTATAGTGATCGGTATATTGGGTATAAGTATGGCAGACAATATTCTTAGACCCCTTATTATTAAGGGCAAAGTGCAGATGCCAACTCTTGTTATTTTTTTCAGCATTCTGGGGGGCATAAAAATGTTCGGCTTCATAGGGTTTATCATGGGGCCACTTGTATTGGCATTGTTTATGTCTATAGTCGAGGTCTTCAGATATTCAGAGGAGGATAGCATCTGA
- the rpoD gene encoding RNA polymerase sigma factor RpoD has translation MSIKNFTEIKHLIDIGMEKGYLTPDEINDFLPQSIFSPEDIEDIFDFLSESNIDIVETIKEKIDAPEEEAQEWGEAEKFPSERTDNIIWAYLKDIGRVSLLTSDEEYMIAKKIEEGEKKIRNLLFDLPQSVNELQEIGSQLKKETINIIDVIKSIDEINYTKKDEEKYKKKAISLINNVKSLFDKKEEVRKKLPKTDAQNRKQLEKKLNAIDGKIEEALVNLKLNKKILEEVIRKIGRQLRFMDDGEAKIVRIKLTEIGEIENSLKIVKNRLIQANLRLVINIAKKYLNRGLSFLDLIQEGNMGLMKAAEKYDYQKGYKFSTYSTWWIRQAITRAIADYARTIRVPVHVLETMNKITKVTISLFQELGREPNLDEISNKAGLPLEKVRKIMKVSNEPISIETPIGDDESKLGDFIADPKSPSPFMELVGISMKEEIDKVLSTLTPREEKVIRMRLGIGEKTDYTLEEVGEVFGLTRERIRQIEAKALRKLKHPSRRKRLESFLE, from the coding sequence ATGAGCATAAAAAACTTTACTGAGATAAAACACCTTATTGACATTGGTATGGAGAAGGGGTATCTCACCCCTGATGAAATAAATGATTTTTTACCGCAAAGTATATTTTCGCCTGAAGACATAGAGGATATTTTTGATTTTCTTTCCGAATCTAATATAGATATTGTTGAAACAATAAAAGAGAAGATTGATGCACCTGAAGAAGAAGCTCAGGAATGGGGAGAGGCAGAAAAATTCCCTTCGGAAAGAACGGATAATATCATATGGGCATACTTAAAAGATATTGGCAGGGTATCCCTCCTGACATCCGATGAAGAATATATGATAGCTAAAAAAATAGAAGAGGGAGAGAAGAAAATAAGGAATTTATTATTTGATCTGCCTCAGTCTGTTAACGAACTTCAGGAGATAGGGTCGCAGCTTAAAAAAGAGACTATCAATATTATCGATGTCATCAAGAGCATTGATGAAATAAATTATACGAAGAAAGACGAAGAAAAATATAAGAAAAAAGCAATCTCCTTAATAAACAACGTGAAAAGCCTCTTTGATAAGAAAGAGGAAGTAAGAAAAAAACTGCCGAAGACCGATGCACAAAATAGAAAACAATTGGAAAAAAAGCTCAATGCTATTGACGGTAAAATTGAAGAAGCCTTGGTCAATCTCAAGCTGAATAAGAAGATCCTTGAAGAAGTCATAAGAAAGATAGGGAGACAGCTAAGGTTTATGGATGATGGTGAAGCAAAAATTGTAAGGATTAAACTTACGGAGATTGGCGAGATAGAGAATAGTCTGAAGATTGTTAAAAACAGGCTAATTCAAGCCAACCTGAGGCTTGTTATAAATATTGCAAAAAAATACCTGAATAGAGGACTTTCTTTTCTCGACCTTATTCAGGAAGGAAATATGGGTCTCATGAAGGCTGCAGAAAAGTATGACTATCAAAAGGGATACAAATTTTCTACATATTCGACATGGTGGATAAGACAGGCAATAACAAGAGCAATCGCCGATTATGCACGCACAATTAGGGTTCCTGTCCATGTGCTCGAAACAATGAATAAAATTACCAAGGTTACCATATCACTGTTCCAGGAACTTGGCAGAGAACCAAATCTTGATGAAATATCAAACAAAGCCGGCCTTCCCCTGGAAAAGGTGAGAAAAATAATGAAGGTTTCTAATGAACCTATATCCATTGAAACTCCAATAGGAGATGACGAATCCAAGCTTGGCGATTTTATAGCCGATCCGAAATCGCCTTCGCCTTTTATGGAACTTGTAGGAATATCCATGAAAGAAGAGATAGATAAAGTTCTGTCAACCCTGACACCAAGAGAAGAAAAGGTTATCAGGATGCGTCTTGGCATAGGAGAAAAAACTGATTATACCCTTGAAGAAGTTGGAGAGGTTTTCGGGCTGACAAGAGAAAGAATAAGACAGATAGAGGCCAAAGCTTTAAGAAAATTGAAACACCCATCAAGACGGAAACGCTTGGAAAGTTTTCTCGAATAA
- a CDS encoding universal stress protein: MFKKIVCPVDFSEFTDGIIKYAVSLAKKYDAELHLFHVIPNLNYFTPYESFLTPENLVLIEKNIEKEVEKDFEKIIKGIDITVKKVIKTGVTFVEIIDYIKEENIDLVVMGTHGRSGIEHILIGSVAEKILRKSPCPVLTIRPKTKVL; this comes from the coding sequence ATGTTTAAAAAAATTGTTTGCCCTGTAGACTTCTCTGAATTTACAGATGGTATTATCAAATATGCTGTCAGCTTAGCAAAGAAGTACGATGCGGAACTGCACCTTTTCCATGTAATACCTAATTTAAACTACTTCACGCCCTACGAATCTTTTCTAACCCCAGAAAATCTTGTCTTAATCGAAAAAAATATTGAAAAAGAGGTTGAAAAAGACTTTGAAAAGATAATAAAAGGGATCGATATAACTGTGAAAAAAGTTATTAAAACAGGCGTAACATTTGTTGAAATTATTGATTATATAAAAGAAGAAAATATTGACCTCGTGGTTATGGGAACACACGGAAGAAGCGGCATTGAACATATCCTGATTGGAAGTGTTGCCGAGAAGATTCTAAGAAAATCACCCTGTCCTGTCCTTACAATAAGACCAAAAACAAAGGTGCTCTAA
- the radA gene encoding DNA repair protein RadA, with protein sequence MDKETAEISIGFFEIAFKKGLRLKRIKMPKKTIFVCEVCNYETFKWMGKCPRCASWDTIKEYQPDNEEAQIVVKPVTVSDEELPEERVVLGLTEMDRVLGSGLVCGSSILLGGDPGIGKTTVCFAIASRMIELGYEVLYVSGEESLRQLSSRKRRLNIKDPFSILTTNRLEDILGALSDKVYRLVIIDSIQSVYNSTLPMLPGSIGQIKDVSSRLIMEMKKSETTHIIIGHVTKEGAIAGPKVLEHMVDTVLYFEGDKMLPYRMLRSIKNRYGPVDEVGIFQMKKDGLVSVDNPSEFFISERGDIGAGSTLFPHITGSRPILLEVQSVIPKTMFSIPKRVSLGYDPNRLFIIIAVIEKALGKPFFDRDVYVNITGGLKVNEPAVDLAVAASIISSYKDVNVGADTALFGEVGLTGEIRKVMSMDIRLKECERLGIKKVFCPKGVEKTGGIEIIPLKNVKELYGYIT encoded by the coding sequence ATGGACAAAGAAACTGCTGAAATATCAATCGGCTTTTTTGAGATTGCATTTAAAAAAGGATTAAGATTAAAAAGGATAAAAATGCCGAAAAAAACAATATTTGTTTGTGAAGTATGCAACTATGAAACATTTAAGTGGATGGGAAAATGTCCCAGGTGCGCTTCCTGGGATACCATAAAAGAGTACCAACCTGACAATGAAGAAGCCCAAATTGTGGTAAAACCTGTAACGGTGTCTGACGAAGAACTGCCGGAAGAGAGGGTTGTCCTTGGCCTTACTGAGATGGACAGGGTACTTGGCAGCGGTCTTGTATGCGGGTCTTCCATACTCCTTGGGGGTGATCCCGGCATAGGTAAAACCACTGTATGCTTTGCAATAGCCTCTCGAATGATCGAACTTGGATATGAAGTATTATATGTATCAGGCGAAGAATCCTTAAGACAATTATCCTCCAGAAAAAGAAGGCTGAACATAAAAGACCCCTTTTCAATACTTACTACAAACCGGCTTGAAGATATACTGGGGGCATTATCCGATAAAGTATATCGTCTTGTAATCATAGACTCGATTCAGTCTGTTTATAATTCAACACTCCCCATGCTTCCCGGGAGTATAGGCCAGATAAAAGATGTCTCTTCAAGATTGATTATGGAAATGAAGAAGAGTGAAACCACCCATATAATCATAGGTCATGTAACAAAAGAAGGCGCTATTGCAGGGCCTAAGGTGCTTGAACATATGGTTGATACGGTCCTATATTTTGAGGGTGATAAGATGCTGCCCTATAGGATGCTCAGGTCAATAAAAAACAGATATGGCCCCGTTGACGAAGTAGGAATATTTCAGATGAAAAAAGACGGTCTTGTAAGTGTGGACAATCCTTCAGAATTTTTTATTTCTGAAAGAGGTGATATCGGTGCCGGCAGTACACTCTTTCCTCATATTACCGGTTCAAGGCCTATATTGCTTGAGGTACAGTCTGTAATACCGAAGACAATGTTTTCCATTCCAAAAAGGGTGTCTCTTGGATACGATCCGAACAGGCTGTTTATTATCATAGCGGTAATTGAAAAGGCGCTCGGCAAACCATTTTTTGACAGAGATGTCTATGTAAACATAACGGGCGGTCTTAAGGTGAATGAACCGGCTGTGGATCTGGCTGTCGCTGCATCAATCATTTCAAGTTATAAAGATGTGAATGTTGGCGCAGATACAGCATTATTCGGAGAAGTAGGCCTCACAGGTGAAATAAGGAAGGTCATGAGCATGGATATCCGGCTAAAAGAATGTGAAAGGCTGGGGATAAAAAAAGTTTTCTGCCCGAAAGGAGTAGAAAAAACAGGGGGGATCGAGATAATCCCTTTGAAAAACGTTAAGGAACTATATGGATATATTACTTAA
- a CDS encoding TIM barrel protein has product MKILFSTGCLHYLPIREVFYLAAEAGFDGCDLVIDGRFNNAQYINTVKACLEILPIYSIHAPFARIDAWGTHRGNLIKSVEVAKILGAQLVNFHPPSWFSFELSFLKWFNNTDNFQKEIGTDDVYLTIENMPRVGQKFMLAPYVLYNYRDLISFGIRKNLFFAFDTTHIATCGDDIIVAFLNYFKTERLKNIHISDGQSFKSHLFLGRGDLPIVKLLNTMTRLGYDGMVTLELSPNEFPKTMEWTKKLLKYQSAFLRLHLKKD; this is encoded by the coding sequence ATGAAAATCCTTTTTTCTACAGGATGTCTCCACTATCTTCCTATAAGGGAGGTCTTTTATCTTGCAGCAGAGGCAGGTTTTGACGGCTGTGATCTGGTGATTGATGGCAGGTTTAATAACGCTCAATATATAAACACTGTAAAGGCATGTCTTGAAATATTGCCTATATACTCGATACATGCCCCTTTTGCAAGGATAGATGCCTGGGGAACACACAGAGGCAACCTCATAAAAAGCGTTGAAGTCGCAAAAATACTGGGTGCTCAGTTGGTTAATTTCCACCCGCCTTCCTGGTTCTCCTTTGAACTTAGTTTTTTAAAATGGTTTAACAATACCGATAACTTTCAAAAGGAAATTGGAACCGATGATGTATACCTGACCATAGAAAATATGCCTCGTGTCGGGCAAAAATTTATGCTCGCCCCTTATGTATTATATAATTACCGCGACCTGATATCATTCGGCATTAGAAAAAACCTGTTCTTTGCCTTCGATACCACGCACATAGCAACATGTGGTGACGATATCATTGTAGCATTTCTCAATTATTTTAAAACAGAAAGGCTGAAAAATATTCATATAAGTGATGGTCAATCATTCAAAAGTCATCTTTTTCTGGGCAGAGGAGACTTGCCGATTGTGAAATTACTGAACACCATGACGAGGTTGGGTTATGACGGGATGGTAACGCTTGAGCTCTCACCTAATGAATTCCCAAAGACAATGGAATGGACAAAGAAACTGCTGAAATATCAATCGGCTTTTTTGAGATTGCATTTAAAAAAGGATTAA